One Danio aesculapii chromosome 11, fDanAes4.1, whole genome shotgun sequence genomic region harbors:
- the LOC130237108 gene encoding claudin-34-like — translation MPFLLHTAHAQLLALWISVLGWILIMVSLGTVEWRIWEVSDISIITSGIAWVGVWRVCFHSHAPILSTNQIMFCQRIHLWESFTPPEIASAQVLMIVSIILGFLGNACVIFALRKVYFGFSSIIPAFFAGGVLLILTASSALIPVCWNLSSVVNNYTVFFPESFLMPSAPLSQSVGPGIIVGFFASVLLVFSGLVFLSYRSPKVKPIGHPGICLKQQGIDNPAFQTHNEC, via the coding sequence ATGCCGTTTCTGCTCCACACGGCACACGCTCAGCTGCTGGCGCTCTGGATCTCCGTGCTGGGCTGGATCCTCATCATGGTGAGCCTGGGAACAGTGGAGTGGAGGATTTGGGAAGTGTCCGATATCTCCATCATCACTTCAGGTATAGCCTGGGTGGGCGTCTGGAGGGTGTGTTTTCATAGCCACGCCCCCATTCTATCCACCAATCAGATCATGTTCTGCCAGAGGATTCATCTGTGGGAGTCGTTCACTCCTCCTGAGATCGCTTCAGCGCAGGTTTTAATGATAGTGTCCATTATTTTGGGATTTTTGGGAAACGCGTGCGTCATCTTCGCCCTCAGGAAGGTGTATTTCGGATTTTCATCCATAATTCCAGCGTTTTTCGCAGGAGGAGTTTTGCTCATCCTGACGGCATCTTCTGCGCTCATTCCCGTGTGCTGGAATCTCAGTTCGGTGGTAAATAATTACACAGTTTTTTTCCCGGAGTCTTTCCTGATGCCGTCGGCTCCGCTCAGCCAGTCTGTCGGGCCTGGGATCATCGTGGGCTTTTTTGCGTCTGTTTTGTTGGTGTTCAGCGGCCTGGTGTTTCTATCCTACAGGAGCCCAAAAGTGAAGCCGATCGGACATCCGGGAATCTGTTTAAAACAACAGGGAATTGATAATCCGGCTTTCCAAACACATAACGAGTGTTAG
- the LOC130237614 gene encoding putative claudin-24, with amino-acid sequence MEPGFCALELLGVFFSLCACLCSLLSTMMTRWLTLSTELLPSESFELGLWMTCVVQELGVTECRPYDSLLGLPPDIRLARIMMCTSVAAGLSALVFAVPGINLVNSCKKRADSIEAKRTLKIFGGILSLSSGVLGIVPVSYVAHLTVLRFFDESVPSVVPRWEFGDALFLGWTAGCLQVVAGLLLITSCFFLQDKTRGLQQSIHMERVNGTRSPRNRTEYV; translated from the coding sequence ATGGAGCCGGGGTTCTGCGCTCTGGAGCTGCTGGGAGTGTTTTTCTCTCTGTGCGCCTGCTTGTGTTCCCTCCTGAGCACCATGATGACCCGCTGGCTGACTCTCTCCACCGAGCTGCTGCCGTCAGAAAGCTTCGAGCTGGGATTGTGGATGACCTGTGTGGTCCAGGAGCTCGGCGTGACCGAGTGCCGCCCGTACGACAGTCTTTTAGGTCTGCCTCCTGATATCCGGCTGGCTCGCATTATGATGTGCACTTCTGTGGCAGCCGGTTTGAGTGCACTAGTGTTCGCCGTACCGGGAATAAATCTGGTGAACAGCTGCAAGAAGCGCGCTGACAGCATTGAAGCCAAGCGCACTCTTAAGATCTTTGGTGGGATCTTGAGCTTGTCTTCTGGAGTTTTGGGGATCGTGCCTGTCTCCTATGTGGCGCATCTGACCGTGCTGCGGTTCTTCGATGAGAGCGTGCCCAGCGTAGTTCCTCGCTGGGAGTTTGGAGACGCGCTGTTTTTGGGATGGACCGCTGGATGCTTGCAGGTGGTCGCCGGGTTGTTGTTAATCACGTCTTGCTTTTTTCTGCAAGATAAAACGAGGGGCTTACAGCAATCTATACATATGGAGAGAGTCAACGGGACACGATCTCCACGCAACAGGACAGAATATGTGTGA